Proteins found in one Flavobacterium channae genomic segment:
- a CDS encoding ComEC/Rec2 family competence protein, with the protein MKVFKFPLLTITISFAIGIIAEYYLHWSLKSLIAFLTSSSILFCYLFWKSKKKLTQNAAFGITSYLMAFAIGMICFYVHSDSNYSTHYSKKEINERNSIRGFITTTLKPNEKYNKYFIELTHFNDSIATGKILLYNPKTNENKLHAGDEIWLNASVYPIPKAFNPYQFDYSKYLEKQNVTHQIYANENQIRVIQTRKNMDFYIENLRNNLSESFSIHHFEPKTKAIIDALILGQRLELDKDTIADYSNAGVIHILAISGLHISIIYFFIIFLLKPLKRIRFGAEIQLLLVLAILWLFALLTGLPASVTRAVTLFSFISIGNYFNQPKAIYNALAVSALLILLIKPNSIFDIGFQLSYAAVLSIVLFQPYYKKLYFTENKIGVYFTDIVLVSLAAQIGVLPLSLYYFNQLPLLFLLANLVIIPLSSLVLIVGIIILPLNYAFPTLAVFIGKILKYIILFMNDYIHWIAQFKSGIITNISFSAWLTISMYLVIITFIYWLYHQKNQNIKCVLISILVLQFSYISIKWKENNDSELVVFNEKVTLIGIKKKNNIIAFSNEPENHSTTLNHYKRGTFSDSLRIFPIQNAISYKNHKILVIDSLGIYKTSIRPEIIILTQNPKINLARLIEEMQPKEIIADKSNYKNNCKLWEATCRKEKIPFHAIAEKGFYKLK; encoded by the coding sequence TTGAAAGTATTTAAGTTTCCTTTACTTACCATTACCATCAGTTTTGCAATAGGAATTATTGCAGAATACTATTTGCATTGGTCGTTGAAAAGTTTGATCGCATTTCTAACTAGCAGCAGTATTCTTTTCTGTTATTTGTTTTGGAAAAGCAAAAAGAAACTTACACAAAACGCTGCTTTTGGTATTACTTCCTATTTGATGGCTTTTGCAATAGGAATGATTTGTTTTTATGTACATTCCGATTCAAATTATTCGACTCATTACTCAAAAAAAGAAATTAACGAAAGAAATTCAATTAGAGGTTTTATTACCACAACACTAAAACCAAATGAAAAATACAATAAATATTTTATAGAGCTAACGCATTTTAATGATTCAATAGCCACTGGTAAAATATTACTTTATAATCCAAAAACAAATGAAAATAAATTACACGCTGGAGATGAAATTTGGCTAAATGCTTCTGTATATCCAATTCCAAAAGCTTTTAATCCATATCAATTTGATTATTCAAAATATTTAGAAAAGCAAAATGTAACACATCAAATCTATGCAAATGAAAATCAAATTAGAGTTATTCAAACACGAAAAAACATGGATTTTTACATTGAAAATTTACGGAATAATTTAAGCGAAAGTTTCAGCATACATCATTTTGAACCCAAAACAAAAGCAATCATTGACGCTTTAATTTTAGGACAACGATTGGAATTGGATAAAGACACCATAGCTGATTATTCAAACGCTGGTGTAATTCATATTTTAGCGATTTCAGGATTGCATATTTCCATCATATATTTCTTCATCATATTCTTATTAAAACCTTTAAAAAGAATACGATTTGGAGCAGAAATTCAATTACTACTTGTTTTGGCTATTTTATGGTTGTTTGCATTACTAACAGGTTTACCTGCATCGGTAACTAGAGCGGTAACTTTGTTTAGTTTTATTAGTATTGGAAATTATTTTAATCAACCAAAAGCGATATATAACGCTTTGGCAGTTTCTGCTTTACTCATTTTATTGATTAAACCCAATTCTATTTTCGACATAGGATTTCAGTTGAGTTATGCCGCTGTTTTATCGATTGTTTTATTTCAGCCCTACTACAAAAAGTTGTATTTCACTGAAAATAAAATTGGAGTTTATTTTACCGATATTGTTTTAGTTTCTTTAGCAGCTCAAATTGGTGTTTTACCTTTGAGTTTGTATTATTTCAATCAATTGCCATTGTTATTTTTATTAGCCAATTTGGTGATAATTCCGCTTTCAAGTTTGGTTTTGATAGTTGGAATTATAATACTTCCTTTAAATTATGCTTTCCCAACTCTAGCTGTTTTCATAGGCAAAATACTAAAATACATTATTCTATTCATGAACGATTATATTCATTGGATTGCACAATTTAAAAGCGGTATAATTACAAATATTTCATTTTCGGCTTGGTTGACCATTTCAATGTATTTGGTGATTATTACTTTTATTTATTGGTTATATCATCAAAAAAATCAAAATATTAAGTGTGTTTTAATTTCTATTCTCGTTTTACAATTCAGTTATATTTCAATTAAGTGGAAGGAAAATAACGATAGCGAATTGGTCGTTTTTAATGAAAAAGTTACTTTAATTGGCATTAAAAAAAAGAATAACATTATTGCTTTTAGTAACGAACCTGAAAATCATAGCACAACATTGAATCATTATAAAAGAGGCACATTTTCAGATTCCTTACGAATCTTTCCAATTCAAAATGCCATTTCATATAAAAATCATAAAATATTGGTTATCGATAGTTTAGGGATTTACAAAACTTCAATTCGACCTGAAATAATTATTCTGACTCAAAATCCAAAAATCAATTTAGCACGATTGATAGAAGAAATGCAACCAAAAGAAATTATTGCCGATAAGAGTAACTATAAAAACAATTGCAAACTTTGGGAAGCCACTTGCAGAAAAGAAAAAATCCCTTTTCATGCTATTGCCGAAAAGGGATTCTATAAATTGAAATAA
- the mrdA gene encoding penicillin-binding protein 2 — translation MRKILLPSVIIITSIILIARIFYLQVIDENLKLQSENNAIKKVFDFPERGYIYDRNGKLLVANQPSYDIMVVPREIKNIDTTEFCSLLHISKADFIKKVEKAKVYSPMLPSVFLSQLNKAEYAAFQEKERKFEGFYTQKRSLRDYQVKDGANIFGFITQVNEGILKKNKYYNSGDLIGKQGVEQQYEEILRGVKGVKYLLRDKHNKIIGPYKEGKFDTIAQQGKDLTLTIDHALQQYGTELMINKRGGIVAIEPKTGEILALVSAPTYDPALLVGRQRSKNYTALYNDSIAKPLYDRGLQATYPPGSPFKIVTGLIGLQEEVIDEQTTFYCNHGFNFGRFMKCHCGLHTLQLNNGTYKSCNTYFGNTYKRTIEKYKDSYYSVDNWANHVKSFGLGQFLGTDMPIGAKGLVPDSKLYKRAYNGAKIRSSYIISNSIGQGEVLTSPIQLANMMAAVANEGYYYTPHIVKKIKGQSLDKKYTTKHYTTIDKQYFQPIIQGMEDVYNFGTASGLKVEGIKICGKTGTAENKIRVAGKTYQLKDHSIFVAFAPRENPKIALAVFIENGYWGSRWAGPIATLMIEKYLNGKISRKDLETRMLNGSIEDEYRKIENIIYQRKVDPTRLQDSLNKVSIEISDAKKEEEEN, via the coding sequence ATGAGAAAAATTCTGTTGCCATCCGTAATCATAATTACTTCAATTATTCTGATTGCTAGAATTTTTTATCTTCAGGTAATTGACGAAAATTTAAAACTACAATCCGAAAATAATGCTATTAAAAAAGTATTCGATTTTCCGGAAAGAGGCTACATATACGATCGTAATGGCAAACTTTTAGTTGCCAACCAACCATCTTATGATATCATGGTGGTTCCGCGAGAAATTAAAAATATCGACACTACCGAATTTTGTTCACTTTTACATATTTCGAAAGCTGATTTTATTAAAAAAGTAGAAAAAGCAAAAGTATACAGTCCTATGTTGCCTTCTGTATTCTTATCGCAATTGAACAAGGCAGAATATGCTGCTTTTCAAGAAAAGGAAAGAAAATTTGAAGGTTTCTATACTCAAAAACGTTCACTTCGTGACTATCAAGTTAAAGACGGTGCTAATATTTTTGGTTTTATCACCCAAGTAAACGAAGGTATTTTAAAGAAAAACAAATACTACAACAGTGGAGATTTAATTGGAAAACAAGGAGTAGAACAACAATACGAGGAAATTTTAAGAGGTGTAAAAGGAGTAAAATATTTACTTCGCGATAAGCACAATAAAATTATTGGTCCTTACAAAGAAGGAAAGTTTGACACCATTGCACAACAAGGAAAAGACTTAACCTTAACTATCGATCACGCTCTTCAACAATACGGTACCGAGTTGATGATTAATAAACGTGGAGGAATTGTGGCTATTGAACCAAAAACAGGAGAAATTTTAGCTTTGGTTTCAGCGCCAACTTATGATCCTGCTCTTTTAGTTGGAAGACAACGTTCTAAAAACTACACAGCACTTTATAACGATTCGATTGCAAAACCTTTATACGATAGAGGTTTGCAAGCAACATACCCTCCAGGTTCGCCATTTAAAATTGTAACAGGATTAATTGGCTTACAGGAAGAAGTTATTGACGAACAAACTACTTTTTATTGTAATCACGGATTTAATTTTGGTCGATTCATGAAATGTCACTGTGGTTTGCACACATTACAATTGAACAATGGAACTTATAAATCGTGTAACACCTACTTTGGAAACACGTACAAAAGAACTATTGAGAAATATAAAGATTCGTATTACAGTGTTGATAATTGGGCTAATCACGTAAAAAGTTTTGGATTAGGACAATTTTTAGGAACCGACATGCCTATTGGAGCAAAAGGTTTAGTTCCGGATTCAAAATTGTACAAACGAGCTTATAATGGAGCTAAAATTAGAAGTTCATATATCATTTCAAACTCTATTGGACAAGGAGAAGTTTTAACTTCGCCAATACAATTAGCAAATATGATGGCAGCTGTAGCTAATGAAGGTTATTATTACACTCCTCATATCGTTAAAAAGATTAAAGGACAAAGTTTAGACAAAAAGTACACAACAAAACATTACACTACGATTGATAAACAATATTTCCAACCTATTATCCAAGGTATGGAAGATGTATATAATTTTGGTACTGCATCTGGATTAAAAGTCGAAGGAATTAAAATTTGTGGAAAAACTGGAACAGCTGAAAACAAGATTAGAGTTGCTGGAAAAACGTATCAATTAAAAGACCACTCTATTTTCGTTGCTTTTGCACCTCGCGAGAATCCAAAAATTGCTTTGGCTGTATTTATCGAAAATGGTTATTGGGGAAGCAGATGGGCTGGTCCTATTGCTACTTTAATGATTGAAAAATATTTAAATGGTAAAATAAGCCGAAAAGACTTGGAAACAAGAATGCTAAATGGCAGTATTGAAGACGAATATAGAAAAATTGAAAATATTATTTATCAACGCAAAGTTGATCCAACAAGACTTCAAGATTCACTTAACAAAGTAAGCATAGAAATTAGCGACGCCAAAAAAGAAGAAGAGGAAAATTAG
- the lpxB gene encoding lipid-A-disaccharide synthase: MKYYIIAGEASGDLHGANLMKALYEKDPTAEIRFWGGDLMQNVGGTLVKHYRDLAFMGFIEVVMNLKTILNNIKICKKDIEAFQPDAIIFIDYPGFNMRIATWAKERNIPTHYYISPQIWAWKENRIKAIKRDVDHMYVILPFEKDFYEKKHAFPVHFVGHPLIDAIASRTEISDEIFRKENNLSNKPIIALLPGSRKQEISKMLSIMLSVVNDFPEYQFVIAGAPSQEYEFYKTFLTNDNVKFISNKTYDLLSHSHAALVTSGTATLETALFNIPEVVCYKGSWVSYQIAKRIITLKYISLVNLIMDKEVVKELIQDELNTKNLKFELNKILNSESRSVLLQNYADLKEKLGGEGASKKTAELIVNSLKK, translated from the coding sequence ATGAAATACTATATCATAGCAGGAGAAGCCTCTGGCGATTTACACGGTGCTAACTTAATGAAAGCTTTGTATGAAAAAGATCCAACTGCCGAAATTCGTTTTTGGGGTGGCGATTTGATGCAAAATGTAGGCGGAACTTTAGTAAAGCACTATCGCGATTTGGCTTTTATGGGTTTTATCGAAGTGGTTATGAACTTAAAAACCATTTTGAACAACATCAAAATTTGTAAAAAAGACATTGAAGCATTTCAACCTGATGCTATAATTTTCATTGATTATCCAGGATTTAATATGCGAATTGCAACTTGGGCAAAAGAGCGTAATATTCCGACTCATTATTATATTTCTCCGCAAATTTGGGCTTGGAAAGAAAATCGTATTAAAGCGATTAAACGTGATGTTGATCATATGTATGTAATTCTTCCGTTTGAGAAAGATTTTTACGAGAAAAAACATGCTTTTCCGGTTCACTTTGTTGGTCATCCCCTAATTGATGCAATTGCAAGTAGAACAGAAATCTCAGATGAAATTTTTAGAAAAGAAAACAATTTATCAAACAAACCAATCATAGCATTATTACCAGGAAGTAGAAAGCAAGAAATTTCCAAAATGTTATCGATTATGCTTTCTGTTGTGAATGATTTTCCAGAATATCAGTTTGTAATTGCGGGAGCGCCAAGTCAGGAATATGAGTTTTACAAAACCTTTTTAACGAATGACAATGTAAAATTCATTTCTAACAAAACCTATGATTTGCTTAGTCATTCGCATGCAGCTTTAGTAACTTCTGGAACTGCAACTTTAGAAACGGCATTGTTTAATATTCCAGAAGTAGTTTGTTATAAAGGAAGTTGGGTTTCTTACCAAATTGCCAAACGAATCATTACGTTAAAATACATTTCATTGGTAAATTTAATAATGGACAAAGAAGTGGTAAAAGAGTTGATTCAAGACGAATTAAATACGAAGAATTTGAAATTTGAACTCAACAAAATCTTGAATTCTGAAAGCCGTTCTGTTTTATTGCAAAATTATGCTGATTTGAAAGAGAAACTAGGTGGCGAAGGTGCTAGTAAAAAAACAGCAGAATTGATTGTAAATTCATTAAAAAAATAA
- the rodA gene encoding rod shape-determining protein RodA, with translation MKNQSVGNRIDYISILIYIVLVIMGWMTIYSASLPLEETSIFDMSQTYGRQMLFIGLTIPLILIILFSDAKIFERFSFIFYGIGIFLLLGLFAFGVTKKGQTNWYQFGGFGFQPSEFVKTATALLLAKYLSYSQINLKYTKHQIIGLAIVGLPVLLILMQPDAGSAMIFISLIFVLNREGLPSWYFFSGIIAIVLFFLSLLVQPIYLIAVVFVIMLIHYIFNRKISRNPIVYGLLYLVMAGFCFSVSYVYDSVLEPHQKDRINVLIGDDVDMKREGYNLNQSMIAIGSGGLLGKGYLEGTQTKGGFVPEQHTDYIFTTVGEEWGFVGSVVVILLFVALFLRIIYLAENQKTKFSRVYGYCVATYLFTHFFVNIAMLIKLFPTIGVPLPFFSYGGSSLWSFTILLFIFIKLDANKVNEW, from the coding sequence ATGAAAAATCAAAGCGTAGGAAATAGAATTGATTATATCAGCATTCTAATATATATTGTATTAGTAATTATGGGCTGGATGACCATATATTCTGCGTCATTACCCTTAGAAGAAACTTCTATATTTGATATGTCTCAAACATATGGAAGACAAATGCTTTTCATTGGACTTACTATTCCACTTATTCTAATTATATTATTTTCCGATGCCAAAATATTTGAGCGATTTTCTTTTATTTTCTATGGAATCGGAATCTTTTTACTACTTGGTTTATTTGCATTTGGTGTTACCAAAAAAGGACAAACCAACTGGTATCAGTTTGGTGGATTTGGTTTTCAGCCCTCTGAGTTTGTTAAAACAGCTACCGCCCTATTATTAGCTAAATATCTGAGTTATTCTCAAATTAATTTAAAATATACCAAACATCAAATCATAGGATTAGCAATAGTAGGTCTACCAGTATTACTAATTTTAATGCAACCCGATGCAGGAAGTGCTATGATTTTTATATCATTGATATTTGTATTAAACAGAGAAGGTTTGCCAAGTTGGTATTTTTTCTCAGGGATCATTGCAATTGTACTTTTCTTTCTTTCTTTATTAGTTCAGCCAATATACCTAATCGCAGTTGTTTTTGTGATAATGTTAATTCACTATATTTTTAACAGAAAAATATCTCGTAATCCAATTGTATACGGATTACTTTATTTGGTCATGGCTGGCTTTTGTTTCTCGGTGAGTTATGTATATGACAGTGTTTTAGAACCGCATCAAAAAGATCGTATTAATGTTCTTATTGGTGATGATGTTGACATGAAGAGAGAAGGCTACAACTTGAATCAATCGATGATTGCAATTGGTTCAGGTGGTTTACTTGGAAAAGGATATTTAGAAGGAACACAAACCAAAGGAGGCTTCGTACCTGAACAACACACCGATTATATTTTTACAACTGTAGGTGAAGAATGGGGATTTGTCGGAAGTGTTGTTGTTATACTTTTGTTTGTTGCGTTATTTCTTCGAATTATTTACTTAGCTGAAAATCAGAAAACAAAATTTAGCAGGGTTTACGGTTACTGTGTTGCAACTTATTTATTCACACACTTTTTTGTAAACATTGCCATGCTGATAAAACTATTCCCAACAATTGGGGTACCACTACCCTTCTTTTCTTATGGAGGATCAAGTTTATGGTCGTTTACAATTTTACTTTTTATTTTCATCAAATTAGATGCAAACAAAGTTAACGAATGGTAG
- the surE gene encoding 5'/3'-nucleotidase SurE encodes MTRPLILVTNDDSIVAPGIRALIEVMKELGDVVVVAPDSPQSAMGHAITINNTLKLEKVHIDKELENEYSCSGTPVDCVKIAVNEILKRKPDLCVSGINHGSNSSINVIYSGTMSAAVEAGIEGIPAIGFSLLDYSWDADFEPIKTHVKQIATEVLKNGLPEGVILNVNFPKLPQNEIKGTKICRQAKAMWQEEFDKRTNPQGKEYYWLTGKFVNLDKGTDTDEWALANGYISIVPVQFDLTAHHAIQQLNSWEL; translated from the coding sequence ATGACACGACCACTGATACTGGTAACAAATGATGATAGTATTGTTGCGCCTGGAATTAGAGCACTTATAGAAGTTATGAAAGAACTGGGTGATGTTGTTGTAGTGGCTCCTGATAGTCCGCAAAGCGCTATGGGACATGCAATCACAATCAACAACACATTGAAACTTGAAAAAGTACATATCGATAAAGAGTTAGAAAACGAGTATAGTTGTAGTGGTACACCGGTTGATTGTGTTAAAATTGCCGTGAATGAAATTCTAAAACGCAAACCCGATTTATGTGTTTCGGGCATTAATCATGGTTCTAATTCTTCTATCAATGTCATCTATTCGGGTACAATGAGTGCTGCTGTTGAAGCTGGTATTGAAGGAATTCCGGCAATTGGTTTTTCGTTGTTAGACTATAGCTGGGATGCCGATTTTGAACCAATTAAAACTCATGTAAAACAAATTGCAACTGAAGTTTTAAAAAATGGTCTTCCTGAAGGTGTTATTTTAAACGTGAATTTCCCAAAACTGCCACAAAACGAGATAAAAGGAACTAAAATTTGTCGTCAAGCGAAAGCAATGTGGCAAGAAGAATTTGACAAAAGAACCAATCCGCAAGGAAAAGAATACTATTGGTTAACAGGTAAATTTGTTAATTTAGACAAAGGGACCGATACCGATGAATGGGCATTAGCTAACGGATATATTTCGATTGTTCCGGTACAATTTGATTTAACAGCTCATCACGCAATCCAACAATTAAATTCTTGGGAATTATAA
- a CDS encoding DNA/RNA non-specific endonuclease encodes MKSLLYIIPFALLSSCKEFEVNDSNQMKKKEVVNQEEVISSDFDFLPTSTTKEIYKHKTYSFSYSEEYEQSEWVAYYLDKDDVTNANYDRPFFEQDPLVKTKSADWRNYKNSGYDKGHLCPAGDRKESFEDYSETFFTSNISPQEHEFNSGIWNRLEEKTRYWATKNDGLYVVTGGVLSDNLKTIGKENVAVPNYFYKVLLSKDGSKMIGFLVPHKNSDKALYEFVVSVDEIEKMTGIDFYPSLDDSFETKLESKSDYKGWSF; translated from the coding sequence ATGAAAAGTTTATTATATATCATTCCTTTTGCTTTATTAAGTTCATGTAAAGAATTTGAAGTTAATGATTCAAATCAGATGAAAAAAAAAGAAGTCGTTAATCAAGAAGAAGTCATTTCAAGTGATTTTGATTTTTTGCCAACATCAACTACAAAGGAAATTTACAAACACAAAACGTATTCTTTTTCTTATTCAGAGGAATATGAACAAAGCGAATGGGTTGCTTATTACTTGGACAAAGATGATGTTACAAATGCAAATTATGACAGGCCTTTTTTTGAGCAAGATCCTTTAGTTAAAACAAAGTCTGCTGATTGGAGAAATTATAAAAATTCGGGTTACGATAAAGGACATTTATGTCCGGCTGGAGATAGAAAAGAATCTTTTGAAGATTATTCAGAAACATTCTTTACCTCAAATATTAGTCCTCAAGAACATGAATTTAATTCAGGTATTTGGAACCGATTAGAAGAAAAAACAAGATATTGGGCAACAAAAAATGATGGTTTATATGTTGTTACAGGAGGCGTTTTAAGTGATAATTTAAAAACTATTGGTAAAGAAAATGTTGCAGTTCCTAACTACTTTTACAAAGTGTTGTTATCAAAAGATGGTTCTAAGATGATTGGGTTTTTAGTTCCACATAAAAATTCCGATAAAGCATTGTATGAATTTGTTGTTTCAGTTGATGAAATTGAAAAGATGACAGGGATTGATTTTTATCCAAGTCTAGACGATAGCTTCGAAACAAAATTAGAAAGTAAATCAGATTACAAAGGCTGGAGTTTTTAA
- a CDS encoding carboxy terminal-processing peptidase: MKRIVEFMKRNYKIILLVTALSAILWSFIPNQKKEDPEKDKLLLDLLTMVLERAHYSPVAIDDAFSKKVYKKYLENIDPTKRFFIQSDIDDFSKYESSIDDMIRDKNLIFFNLTNDRLLKRMKESRDIYAEVLSKPFDFNIKENINVDYENLPYSKSKSDLKDRWRKQLKLSALSSITDKQKLEADKKKDDPKYVEKSFATIEKEVRESSLKSLNEYFDFIEKELERDDWFAIYLNSIVERFDPHTFYFSPDDKEKFDVSMSGTFQGIGARLQKKETGVEVSELISGGPAWRGKELEAGDLILKVGQGKEEPLDIAGMRLDDVVKKIKGPKGTEVRLTVKKVDGTIKVITIIRDEVETEETFAKSSIVNKDGKKYGIIYLPKFYISFENKENRDAFKDVAAEIEKLKAQNIDGLIMDLRDNGGGSLETVVKMVGLFIPEGPVVQVKAPGRDPEILPDPDKRVQYDGPLVVMINNFSASASEIFAAAIQDYKRGIIVGSKHSYGKGTVQNMVDLNNFIRGNSFGDLGALKTTIQKFYRINGGSTQREGVKSDIVFPDRFAYLDMGERDEESALPWDKIAPAKYQSININYDNIIANSKKRIAANPTFKLIDENAKWIFERKDENDFSLNLNDFNKEISVADAKIKKFKAISEYNNKYVFNSLPDETALFEKDTLLKQKRERWHEDMQKDIYIAETLNVIDDLKALTKGKSLTQKLSMN; this comes from the coding sequence ATGAAACGAATAGTGGAATTTATGAAAAGAAATTATAAGATTATATTGTTGGTAACTGCTTTATCAGCAATACTGTGGAGTTTTATTCCTAATCAGAAAAAAGAAGATCCAGAAAAAGATAAATTGCTTTTGGACTTATTAACTATGGTGCTTGAAAGAGCGCATTATAGTCCAGTTGCAATTGATGATGCTTTTTCAAAGAAAGTGTATAAAAAATATCTTGAAAATATCGATCCTACGAAGCGTTTTTTCATTCAATCAGATATTGATGATTTTAGTAAATACGAGTCATCAATTGATGATATGATTAGAGACAAGAATTTGATATTTTTTAATTTAACAAATGATCGTTTGTTAAAAAGAATGAAGGAATCTAGAGATATTTACGCGGAAGTTTTGTCAAAGCCTTTCGATTTTAATATTAAAGAAAATATTAATGTTGACTATGAGAATCTTCCTTACAGTAAAAGCAAATCAGATTTAAAAGACAGATGGAGAAAACAATTAAAGTTGTCTGCGCTTTCTTCTATTACTGATAAACAAAAATTAGAAGCAGATAAAAAGAAAGACGATCCAAAATACGTTGAAAAATCTTTTGCGACTATTGAAAAAGAAGTTCGTGAAAGCTCATTAAAATCATTAAATGAATACTTTGATTTTATAGAGAAAGAATTAGAAAGAGACGATTGGTTTGCTATATATTTAAATTCAATTGTTGAGCGTTTTGATCCACATACGTTCTATTTTTCTCCAGATGATAAAGAAAAATTTGATGTTAGTATGAGTGGAACTTTCCAAGGAATTGGTGCTCGTTTACAAAAGAAAGAAACAGGTGTTGAAGTTTCTGAATTGATTTCTGGTGGTCCAGCTTGGAGAGGAAAAGAATTAGAAGCTGGAGACTTGATTTTGAAAGTTGGTCAAGGAAAAGAAGAACCACTTGATATTGCAGGAATGCGTTTGGATGATGTTGTTAAGAAAATCAAAGGTCCAAAAGGAACAGAAGTTCGTTTGACAGTTAAAAAAGTTGACGGAACAATTAAGGTAATTACGATTATTAGAGACGAAGTTGAAACAGAAGAAACGTTCGCTAAGTCGAGTATTGTCAATAAAGATGGTAAAAAATACGGAATTATCTATTTACCTAAATTCTATATCAGTTTTGAAAACAAAGAAAACCGCGATGCTTTTAAAGATGTTGCTGCTGAAATTGAAAAATTAAAAGCACAAAACATCGACGGACTTATCATGGATTTACGTGATAATGGAGGAGGTTCTTTAGAAACTGTTGTTAAAATGGTTGGATTGTTTATTCCTGAAGGTCCAGTTGTACAAGTAAAAGCACCTGGAAGAGATCCAGAAATTTTACCTGATCCAGATAAGAGAGTTCAATATGATGGGCCACTTGTAGTAATGATTAACAATTTTTCGGCTTCGGCTTCAGAAATTTTTGCTGCAGCAATCCAAGATTATAAGAGAGGAATTATTGTTGGTAGTAAGCATTCTTATGGAAAAGGAACCGTTCAAAATATGGTTGATTTAAACAACTTTATTAGAGGAAATTCTTTTGGAGATTTAGGAGCATTAAAAACGACTATTCAAAAATTCTATAGAATTAATGGTGGTTCTACGCAACGTGAAGGTGTAAAAAGTGATATCGTTTTTCCAGATCGTTTTGCGTATTTAGATATGGGTGAGCGAGATGAAGAAAGCGCATTGCCATGGGATAAAATCGCTCCTGCTAAATACCAGTCTATAAACATCAATTATGATAATATTATAGCAAACAGTAAAAAGAGAATTGCTGCTAATCCTACATTTAAATTAATTGATGAAAATGCAAAATGGATTTTTGAGCGTAAAGATGAAAATGACTTTAGCTTAAACTTGAATGATTTTAATAAAGAGATTAGCGTTGCAGATGCTAAGATTAAAAAATTCAAAGCCATTTCTGAATACAATAATAAATATGTATTTAATTCTCTACCAGATGAAACTGCTTTGTTTGAAAAAGATACTTTATTAAAACAAAAAAGAGAGCGTTGGCACGAAGACATGCAAAAAGACATTTACATTGCAGAAACTTTAAATGTAATTGATGACTTAAAAGCCTTAACTAAAGGAAAAAGTCTAACACAAAAATTAAGCATGAATTAA
- a CDS encoding thioredoxin family protein — protein sequence MKNFLLIAFLTLTSLSMQAQEELTWHTDMSAATDISIKEKKPLFLFFTGSDWCGWCIRLQKEVFKTPEFVKWAKDNVVLVELDFPRKNNQTDAVKSQNAQLQQQLQVRGYPTVWFVSATKTAEAKVNLTALGSTGYVAGGPKVWIDGANQIIKK from the coding sequence ATGAAGAATTTTTTACTAATCGCTTTTTTAACATTGACAAGTTTGTCAATGCAAGCGCAAGAAGAATTAACATGGCATACTGATATGTCTGCTGCTACAGATATTTCAATAAAAGAGAAAAAACCGTTATTCTTATTCTTTACAGGTTCTGATTGGTGTGGATGGTGTATCCGTTTACAAAAAGAAGTATTCAAAACACCTGAATTTGTTAAATGGGCAAAGGATAATGTAGTGTTAGTTGAATTGGATTTTCCTAGAAAAAACAACCAAACGGATGCTGTGAAGTCTCAAAATGCTCAATTACAACAACAATTACAAGTAAGAGGTTATCCTACTGTTTGGTTTGTTAGTGCAACTAAAACGGCTGAAGCTAAAGTAAATTTAACTGCTTTAGGAAGTACAGGATATGTAGCAGGTGGTCCAAAAGTGTGGATTGATGGCGCAAATCAAATTATTAAGAAGTAA